In the Kribbella sp. NBC_00482 genome, one interval contains:
- a CDS encoding lamin tail domain-containing protein — MFARRFRTLFSAATAAVVLAGTAALAPLPADAAITVVLSGIQYDPPGADVRTNAQLNNEFFTVRNISSRPINLSGFRVLDAANHLFVFPRGYVLPGRSTVIIRTGKNRNRALTLYWNQSWYVWNNTGDTARFQTPAGKTFDTCTYKAVTGRYRVGC, encoded by the coding sequence TTGTTCGCACGACGCTTCCGCACGCTCTTTTCCGCTGCCACGGCCGCCGTGGTGCTGGCCGGTACGGCGGCTCTCGCGCCGCTGCCGGCCGATGCGGCGATCACCGTCGTCCTGAGCGGGATCCAGTACGACCCGCCGGGCGCGGATGTCCGCACCAACGCTCAGCTGAACAACGAGTTCTTCACCGTGCGCAACATCAGCTCGCGACCGATCAACCTGTCCGGCTTCCGCGTCCTGGACGCAGCCAACCACCTGTTCGTGTTCCCGCGCGGCTACGTGCTCCCAGGCCGGTCGACCGTCATCATCCGCACCGGCAAGAACCGCAACCGCGCACTCACCCTGTACTGGAACCAGAGCTGGTACGTCTGGAACAACACCGGCGACACCGCCCGTTTCCAGACCCCGGCCGGCAAGACCTTCGACACCTGCACCTACAAGGCAGTCACCGGCCGCTACCGCGTCGGCTGCTAG